The following nucleotide sequence is from Apium graveolens cultivar Ventura chromosome 4, ASM990537v1, whole genome shotgun sequence.
TATAGCTGTATGACTTCTGTTAAAATGCAGCAACAAACCTGTTCAAGATGCTTCTCAAGTATCGGCCAGAAGATAAGGCTGCAAAGAAAGAACGCCTTCTGAAAAAAGCTCAGGCTGAGACTGAAGGAAAGACAATTGAGTCTAAAAAGCCAATTGTTGTGAAGTATGGGCTTAACCATGTCACCTATCTTATTGAGCAGGTTTTCTTCCACACGTTTGTTGGTTGCCTATTTATCGCATATCTACTTTAAGCTATTCTCCTTTTGACAGCTGTTTATGTGATTTTGCAGAATAAAGCACAATTAGTAGTTATTGCTCATGATGTTGATCCCATTGAATTGGTTGTCTGGCTTCCTGCGCTATGCAGGAAGATGGAAATTCCATACTGCATTGTCAAGGGCAAAGCACGATTAGGAACTGTAAGTGCCCTGTGGCAATTTCTTTCATCTTTTATTAGAAAGGTTCATTGTGAAAACAGCTTCAGAACTGAATTTTAATATTGTTTCCAGATTGTGCACAAGAAAACTGCATCTGTATTGTGCCTGACCACTGTTAAAAATGAGGACAAGATGGAATTTAGTAAAATATTGGAAGCTATCAAGGTATGTACATAATGAATGAGTTGAACACACAGGATTATTATTTGAGGTTTAATGTATACAGAAGCTAACGGTCATTTTTTTGTTGTTGCAGGCAAACTTTAATGATAAATACGAAGAGTACCGTAAGAAGTGGGGAGGAGGTATCATGGGTTCGAAATCACAAGCCAAAACAAGAGCCAAGGAGAGGATCCTTGCCAAGGAAGCTGCTCAGAGGATGAATTAGATGCTTTGGTCAAATTACTTATGGTTATGTTTCTGTAAGATATCATATTTCCTGAGGCATTCGGGCAAGTCAGGATATTCTTATGTTACATTTTTGTTAGACTTAAATGAATGATTGTCTTCGTCAAAAACTGATCTATATTTGGTTTGTTGGAGCTTGTTCCTTGAACTTGTGAAGAATCCTGCTTTGGGGATATGTTATCTATTAGTTTTGCAATGCAAGGCTAGATGTTGAAATTCACAGAGAATGATAAGAGTAACTTTAGCGGTCGTTTGGTTGGAGGCATTCTGGGTTTCGTTCATTTCAACCCCATACTTGATGTTTGTTCAGAATTTTTTTCCACCAAACCCATTCCTCATAACCCCAAGGTATGAGTTTTTGATATACCCAAGGGGAGAGGTGGGTATGAGGAATCAATTTTATttatagtattttaattttatttaagcAATCAAATGTATATGTTTAATACAAAAATAATTTAATGaactaaaatttattaaaatgataattaaaataatattaaaattaattaaaattaataacttaaaaaatattttaaatctaaaatatttattttaacaCTCAACCAAACACATGATATCATAGATGATACCTCAACCCCATATCATATCAGCCCGATTCATG
It contains:
- the LOC141721266 gene encoding large ribosomal subunit protein eL8y-like, whose protein sequence is MAPKKGVKLPVAAKKKADKVMNPLFEKRPKQFGIGGAIPPKRDMHRFVRWPKVVQIQRKRMILKQRLKVPPALNQFTKTLDKNLATNLFKMLLKYRPEDKAAKKERLLKKAQAETEGKTIESKKPIVVKYGLNHVTYLIEQNKAQLVVIAHDVDPIELVVWLPALCRKMEIPYCIVKGKARLGTIVHKKTASVLCLTTVKNEDKMEFSKILEAIKANFNDKYEEYRKKWGGGIMGSKSQAKTRAKERILAKEAAQRMN